A single region of the Mycobacterium avium subsp. avium genome encodes:
- a CDS encoding adenine phosphoribosyltransferase has translation MTDAGEATPVAELIASLTRQVPDFPKPGIQFKDLTPLFADATAMTAVTGALARHASGADLVAGIDSRGFLVAAAVADRLHTGVLAIRKGGKLPPPVHAERYDLEYGSATLEIPADGIDLRGRRIVIIDDVLATGGTLAAAARLLRRTGATVTAAAVVFELGALGGRAALAPLPVYSLTCQ, from the coding sequence ATGACGGACGCCGGCGAAGCGACGCCGGTCGCGGAGCTCATCGCGTCGCTGACCCGGCAGGTGCCCGATTTCCCCAAGCCCGGCATCCAGTTCAAGGACCTCACCCCGCTGTTCGCCGACGCGACGGCGATGACCGCCGTCACCGGCGCGCTGGCCCGGCACGCGTCCGGCGCCGACCTGGTGGCCGGCATCGACTCGCGCGGGTTCCTGGTCGCGGCGGCCGTGGCCGACCGGCTGCACACCGGGGTGCTGGCCATCCGCAAGGGCGGCAAACTGCCGCCGCCGGTGCACGCCGAGCGCTACGACCTGGAATACGGCAGCGCCACCCTGGAGATCCCCGCCGACGGCATCGACCTGCGTGGGCGGCGCATCGTGATCATCGACGACGTGCTGGCCACCGGCGGTACCCTGGCCGCGGCGGCCCGACTGCTGCGGCGCACCGGCGCCACCGTGACCGCGGCGGCGGTGGTGTTCGAACTCGGTGCGCTGGGCGGGCGGGCGGCGCTGGCGCCGTTGCCGGTGTACAGCCTGACTTGCCAGTAG